gtgaataaattatgtatactttttttaaaaaaaaatgaataaacctaaaaaatttatatgaaaaaaatacttttcaataatgaatccctttttttaaaaagaaatatataaaatttatatattctaaaactgtatttaatattattacaatgaaaataatattagatcACGCGGTAGGGACAAAGGAACTAAAACTTCACAAAATATTaaatcaaactatctcactacaatttataaattatttttattattatatattaacaaaattctcatttcatctctttaattacttataaatttatataccaaTAGCATCCGAGTTATAACTAATTACCTAGTGGTTCGAAGTTACGGTTGGGCCAGCTGGACATAGGTGCCTCAGGGATCATCCGAGGTTAGGGTCAGCAATCTTCCACGACACAAGCTATTCTATCCCCAACCCCTATCTTTCCCAACTAAGCAATGACacaaattgttaaaatataaaggGAACAAATACGAAGTGGCTTATTGCAGAACTTTTCAGTGCGCTCTCTAGTCTATACCCATGGCTACACTCACTCTCCCAAAGCACTCTATTCCCTCTCTGCTCCCGACTCAAAGTCCCACACACCCATTGTCTCATAACTTCCCAATACTCTCCAAGTCATCTCAATCTCAGTTTTATGGCCTCCAGGTCTCTTATTCTCCCTCTCGTTCAATCCCCTCATTTTCTTCGATGAAGGGTTCCATTTTTGCCAAGGTACATTACTCAAaacatatgaaattttgtgccaGAGTTGGTCTTTCTGTAAAGCGTTGAAACATTTTTGGTTACTACTCACGAGTGTGTGTTTGTTTGtctgtgtatgtgtatgtttctTTACAGGTGAACAAAGGTACGGTCCCACCATCGTTCACATTGAAAGATCAGGATGGAAGGAATGTGAGTCTCTCCAAATTCAAAGGCAAGCCAGTGGTTGTCTATTTCTACCCTGCAGATGAGACCCCTGGCTGCACAAAACAGGTCCTTCCATAGCAatatcttttttcttgtttatcttGCATATTAAATTTTGCCAGGTCCAAGTTAGCAATCTGGAATGACATTCCCTAACTTATAAAAGGTTATACTTGTGCCCCTAAAATCAATGTAAGTGCCATGGTTAATGGCTTTGCTCGTGGATTCCTGCTCCAGAATCAGGTGTATGTTTAGATTGAAAAGGTTATTTGTCAGTTTCTCGTAAGTTGACACTCAAAGTCTCAAATAGGAGCATTCAGGTTATACAGGGCCTAACAAATTGATATTCGGACAGGCTTGTGCTTTCAGGGATTCTTATGAGAAATTTAAGAAAGCAGGAGCTGAGGTTGTTGGGATTAGTGGTGATGATTCATCGTCTCACAAGGTAATACAGAAACTTTACCTGTATAGAATAGTTTTAACACGGGAGGAATCCTGTTTGCCCTTTTCTGATACTTCAAATACAAATTACAATGAGACTTCGACTGCATGCATAAAAGtctgttttttttccccttttgggATAAGAAAACCGTGCATAAAATtcacaaacatacataaaagtCGTATGGTAGCtctgtattttttaattatataatcccATCAATATTTCGTATGTTCTGCTATCTGTTACATTTAGTGTATTCTGCAATAAGCGGAATGGACCCATCTTTAGTCATGTTGCGATGAATGGAGAATAAGCAGGCTTtctcaattttatataaattatcaaCTTGTCTTAAATAACTGATTTGGTAGCTATGCAGAAGCTGGTTCATGTTTTTTACACggaagtaatattttttatcacaGCACCTGGCctgtaaaatttttttgtcaAGCTTTTGCAAATTCAAAACTAAAAGCTTTCAAAATTACAGATCTTATCCTACCATTGTTACCCTTGAGTTTTTGTGATATTAAGCTTGTAATCGTTCCTCATCTTGCTTAaagttgacaaaaaaaaaattaattaaatgtttGTAGGCTTTTGCAAAGAAATATAGGCTTCCTTTCACTTTGCTTAGTGACGAGGGAAATAAGGTGAGGAAAGATTGGGGAGTGCCTGCAGATCTGTTTGGAACACTGCCTGGGAGACAGACTTACGTTCTTGACAAGAAAGGGGTGGTTCAGCTCGTCTACAACAACCAGTTCCAACCCGAAAAGCATATCGATGAGACCTTGAAACTACTTCAAAGTCTTTGATGGcttcttcttttccctttttataaTGTGTCTCGGACTTGCAGCAATAATAATTCTTCTATGATTCAGAGCCCTAAGTAATTACTTCAGCTGTTAGCCAAATTTGGACCCATCATCCTATCAGGTGAGAAGCTGATCGGTTCGGCTCTAGAACATCAAAGTATTTAGACATGTTTTTAAAGAATGAGAAATGAAGTATGATGCTTCTTGTTACCGGTGAGACTTCAGTTGTTTGCATGGTGAAATTCTATGTTCAATAGATAATGTAGCCACCCACAATGGTTTCCAAGCGGGTTGTATTTGATGTGTCAAACTCTGCTATTGGATGCAGAGACTATACCATGTATTATATATCCCTATCAGAGCAATGTTTATATAATCCACACATGATAGGCATTAAGAACATGATCACCTGAATGACTCTTATCATGGGCACTAGGCTTCTCTGATGTATTATAAACTCATAATTCATTAATTAAGGTGGAGAAACGCAGTTAATACAACCGGCCAGAAGCTAGCCTAACATTCCTGTAGTCTAACCCTATGAAgagagaaaatgatttattcaaTTGTTTGAACTAAACCTTGCTACTGGTTTACTATATCACAAATTTCAAGACAATGTAAAAGTACTTTTATTGAAACATAGAGATCATCTTCAATCCTATTCTTCACATGCTATGTATACATATAGATATGATCTTTGATTAACTTTCCTTAGACGGTTATAAGATAAATTACACTAGAAACCTCTCAGATCCTATGGAAGTAATTAAAGGACATTAATGTGCTTATCACAACTTCAATTCTCCTTGTCATAGTCTTGACTACCATAGGGGCTAAATGCTTCTGAAAGCCAATTCTTCTTCCTCCAAGAAGTCCATCCCATCTCCTCACATATTTCATCACTGTGATTAATGCTAAAGGTAGAAATGCAGTGCCTCTTATAGAACCTCGTTGTCTTCTTCGAGACTTCCATTTCTTTTGTTGCCTGTTCAATCATCTTCTCAACACTAGGGAGCTTAAATTTGTCATCTAAAAGGCGAGCTAGCCATATGGAACGCAGCTCTGAAGAGTGAAGGTTTGAAACACTCTCAAGGTAACCCACAAAAGCCATATTTGGAATCAATGGATGGACTGTACCCCTGCAATGAATAAGGAGAGCTGCACCATTATTCtccattgatatatatatagagctgTAGCAGCAGGCTACAAATTTAACAGGATTGCTTACCTGTATAAGGGCATGACACCTGAAGGATATTCCAGCAAACTACGGAAAGGGTCAGGTAAAATAGCTTTGAGCTTTTTCTTGCCATCATAACCAGTTGCAAGAACTACAACATCAGCATCCACTTTAGtgtcatcatcaaattcaattccTTCCTTGGAGAACCACCACTTTGATGCTCTTTTGAAGACAATCTTTCCCTTATCAGCCTCAGAGAAAAAATTGTCTGGCATGATAGCCATCTGACAAGAAGCGTAGTC
This is a stretch of genomic DNA from Carya illinoinensis cultivar Pawnee chromosome 3, C.illinoinensisPawnee_v1, whole genome shotgun sequence. It encodes these proteins:
- the LOC122304242 gene encoding peroxiredoxin Q, chloroplastic, with the translated sequence MATLTLPKHSIPSLLPTQSPTHPLSHNFPILSKSSQSQFYGLQVSYSPSRSIPSFSSMKGSIFAKVNKGTVPPSFTLKDQDGRNVSLSKFKGKPVVVYFYPADETPGCTKQACAFRDSYEKFKKAGAEVVGISGDDSSSHKAFAKKYRLPFTLLSDEGNKVRKDWGVPADLFGTLPGRQTYVLDKKGVVQLVYNNQFQPEKHIDETLKLLQSL